Proteins from one Candidatus Zixiibacteriota bacterium genomic window:
- a CDS encoding protein-L-isoaspartate(D-aspartate) O-methyltransferase, whose translation MRFPWNGRHEEQFAELREAMVLEQIERRGITDRTVLDAMRTVPRHFFVPESSRADAYADGPLSIGHGQTISQPYVVASMTEALRLDHRSRVLEVGTGSGYQTAVLAEIAARVYSIEILPDLSQRATVLLARLGYTNIETSVRNGYHGWPEEAPFDGIIVTAAASHVPPDLLTQMAETGRLVIPVQEYGPERQDLVLVERTDGGLKRQVLYQVRFVPLVEEGGLSDNLDP comes from the coding sequence ATGAGATTTCCCTGGAACGGCAGACACGAGGAGCAGTTCGCTGAACTGCGGGAGGCGATGGTGCTTGAGCAGATCGAGCGGCGCGGCATCACTGACCGCACCGTACTCGACGCCATGCGTACAGTGCCACGCCATTTTTTTGTTCCCGAATCGAGTAGGGCGGACGCCTACGCCGATGGGCCGCTGTCAATTGGTCACGGCCAGACAATCTCCCAGCCATACGTGGTGGCCTCGATGACCGAGGCGTTAAGGCTTGACCATCGCAGCCGAGTTCTGGAGGTGGGGACAGGCTCGGGGTATCAGACGGCCGTCCTCGCCGAAATTGCCGCGCGAGTGTATTCTATTGAGATTCTCCCCGACCTGTCGCAGCGTGCGACCGTCCTGTTGGCCAGACTTGGGTACACGAATATCGAGACTTCGGTGAGAAACGGCTATCACGGCTGGCCCGAGGAGGCTCCGTTTGACGGCATCATCGTGACGGCCGCAGCCAGCCATGTACCGCCCGACCTGTTAACGCAAATGGCCGAAACCGGCCGACTGGTCATTCCGGTTCAGGAGTACGGTCCGGAACGGCAGGACCTGGTGTTGGTGGAGCGAACCGATGGCGGCCTGAAACGGCAGGTCCTGTATCAGGTCAGGTTTGTGCCGCTGGTTGAAGAAGGCGGCCTGTCGGATAACCTGGACCCATGA
- a CDS encoding zinc-dependent metalloprotease: MRVFHRVILLTSLCAVLLTDLALAGRREYTLTGLKKPISAKGSSGLSDSEKPFADVVKNRVAIGGLFTFYLDTTTNSMFMAIKPHQFDKVFLCGTTLSRAEGAFFDNGAMDETFPFYFTRVGKKVMMMEKNLRLRADSSSSLRRAVSSGLSDHLFSSAKVESKPDTSGAILVDASAFFVRDANNVNYFLGQMGQTGLAFDRDNSYLELVKSFPENSEIDVRLHYRTAKPVSAVTMQNPYSLFHTYHYSLSNLPETDYVPRIADDRVGHFQTLYEDYSTLDKETPYVRYINRWNLKKKDPDARISEPVEPIVFWVENTVPKEYRGAVAEGIEFWNPAFEKIGFRSAIIARQMPDTATWDPADVRYNTVRWMVIPGGGYAVGPSRANPFTGQIYDADIRVSSDFIRYMFSNMENFIKPVSFDGMIADDTIGFRKALSQRSIESGSFCTYGSESAMEAAFGLAYLESMGDLANKDSLTKEYVHSYIVELVAHEVGHTLGFRHNFKASTAYALEQLANRDFTRTHSTGGTVMDYTPPNIAGKGKPQGEYYASTPGPYDNWVIEYAYSDFGAETPEEELPKLNEIASRTADLTLAYGTDEDAFGISPKSVDPACNLFDQGNDALKFARHKIGLTRELWTNTIKEFEKPGTRYQKILSVFQTGWRSYIEAAQWAPKYVGGLYVRRSHIGDPSGTDPFEPVAAADQRKAVEFLSENFYAPKAFDLPAELLNKLQQENLQDFTFSAFTTPQVDYPFHQMVLAVQKLSLDKLYHPLTIGRLLNNSSRFKAGQEKYTMFDMFTDVRKSIWSEAATAANVNSFRRQLQLAHLGEVIDIYLSNPAMYPSDARSLAANDLDILENAASRAAAAGGVDDMSRAHYKEVVRQIAAAKKAQRSYSSGIMIMGG; the protein is encoded by the coding sequence ATGCGCGTGTTTCATCGAGTCATTCTCCTCACCTCCCTATGCGCCGTACTTCTGACCGACCTGGCCCTCGCCGGTCGCAGGGAGTATACGCTGACCGGCCTCAAGAAGCCGATCTCCGCTAAAGGATCATCCGGACTAAGCGACAGCGAGAAGCCGTTCGCCGACGTGGTCAAGAATCGTGTGGCCATTGGGGGGCTCTTCACGTTCTATCTGGACACCACCACCAACAGTATGTTCATGGCGATCAAGCCACACCAGTTCGACAAAGTGTTCCTGTGCGGAACCACGCTCTCACGCGCCGAAGGAGCCTTTTTCGATAACGGCGCCATGGACGAAACTTTCCCGTTCTACTTCACGCGAGTCGGCAAAAAAGTCATGATGATGGAGAAGAACCTTCGCCTGCGTGCCGACAGCAGTTCCAGCCTGCGGCGGGCGGTCTCTTCGGGGCTGTCGGATCACTTGTTTTCCTCCGCCAAAGTTGAGTCGAAACCGGATACCAGCGGCGCCATCCTGGTGGATGCCTCGGCGTTCTTTGTCCGGGACGCTAACAATGTCAACTACTTCCTGGGTCAGATGGGCCAGACCGGTCTGGCATTCGATCGTGACAATTCCTATCTGGAATTGGTCAAGTCATTTCCGGAGAACTCCGAGATCGATGTCCGCCTCCATTACCGAACCGCCAAGCCGGTTTCGGCGGTGACTATGCAGAACCCGTACTCGCTGTTTCATACCTATCATTACTCATTATCTAACCTTCCAGAAACGGACTACGTGCCGCGCATCGCGGATGACCGCGTCGGGCACTTTCAGACTCTTTACGAGGACTACTCCACCCTCGACAAGGAGACACCCTATGTGCGGTACATCAATCGCTGGAATCTGAAGAAGAAAGACCCAGATGCGCGGATCTCAGAGCCGGTGGAGCCGATCGTGTTCTGGGTAGAGAACACTGTCCCTAAAGAGTATCGCGGCGCAGTGGCCGAGGGCATTGAGTTCTGGAATCCTGCATTCGAAAAGATCGGGTTCCGGAGCGCGATCATCGCCAGGCAGATGCCGGACACAGCCACCTGGGACCCCGCCGACGTGCGATACAACACAGTTCGTTGGATGGTCATTCCAGGGGGCGGATATGCGGTCGGGCCAAGCCGAGCCAATCCTTTCACCGGCCAGATATACGACGCTGATATCCGGGTGTCGTCAGACTTCATCCGCTACATGTTCAGCAACATGGAGAATTTCATCAAGCCGGTATCGTTTGACGGCATGATCGCCGATGACACCATTGGGTTCCGGAAGGCGCTCTCCCAGAGATCGATCGAATCGGGCAGCTTCTGCACCTATGGGTCGGAGTCCGCCATGGAGGCAGCTTTCGGACTGGCGTATCTCGAAAGCATGGGAGATCTGGCCAACAAGGACTCGCTCACAAAAGAATATGTGCACTCGTACATTGTCGAACTTGTCGCCCACGAGGTGGGACACACGCTGGGGTTCCGGCATAATTTTAAGGCATCGACAGCGTACGCACTCGAGCAACTGGCGAACCGGGATTTCACGCGGACCCACAGCACCGGCGGCACCGTCATGGATTACACCCCGCCGAATATCGCCGGAAAGGGAAAACCACAGGGTGAATACTATGCCTCCACACCCGGTCCCTATGACAACTGGGTAATCGAATACGCCTACTCCGATTTCGGCGCCGAAACCCCCGAGGAAGAACTGCCGAAATTGAACGAGATCGCATCCCGGACGGCCGATCTGACGCTGGCGTACGGTACCGACGAGGATGCTTTCGGCATCAGTCCAAAATCGGTGGACCCTGCCTGCAATCTGTTTGACCAGGGGAACGACGCGCTGAAATTCGCACGGCACAAGATCGGATTAACCCGCGAACTGTGGACCAACACGATCAAGGAATTCGAAAAGCCGGGAACGCGCTATCAGAAGATACTGTCCGTATTCCAGACCGGCTGGCGGTCGTATATCGAAGCCGCGCAGTGGGCGCCCAAATATGTCGGCGGCCTGTACGTGCGGCGCTCCCATATCGGCGATCCAAGCGGGACAGACCCGTTCGAACCGGTGGCCGCAGCGGACCAACGGAAAGCGGTCGAATTCCTGAGTGAGAATTTCTATGCTCCCAAGGCGTTCGACCTGCCCGCCGAGCTTCTCAACAAACTACAGCAGGAGAACCTTCAGGACTTCACCTTCTCAGCATTCACCACACCTCAGGTCGATTATCCGTTCCATCAGATGGTGCTCGCAGTCCAGAAGCTCTCGCTCGACAAGTTGTATCACCCGCTTACGATCGGGCGCCTCCTGAACAATTCGAGCCGGTTCAAAGCGGGGCAGGAAAAGTACACCATGTTCGATATGTTCACGGATGTCCGCAAGTCGATCTGGTCGGAAGCCGCGACGGCCGCAAATGTCAACAGTTTCCGCCGCCAGTTGCAACTGGCGCATTTGGGAGAGGTGATCGATATCTATCTGAGCAACCCGGCCATGTATCCATCGGACGCCCGCTCGTTGGCAGCCAACGACCTGGATATTCTGGAGAACGCCGCATCACGTGCGGCTGCGGCGGGCGGAGTCGATGATATGTCGCGAGCGCATTACAAAGAAGTGGTGCGTCAGATTGCCGCGGCCAAGAAAGCGCAGCGGAGTTACTCGTCAGGCATTATGATCATGGGCGGTTGA
- a CDS encoding TIGR00730 family Rossman fold protein: MRIFRKRTDREKKLAALKETSAYRVAYEDLEFLKRDDLRPVRLQLELLKPEMLFREHKVQSTIVVFGGTRIVEPADAQRRVAQLAKRVKSRPRDRALRKQLAVAKSIQTKSRYYDEAREFARLVSSECQMADRHEYVIVTGGGPGIMEAANRGAFDVNAKSIGLNITLPMEQEPNPYISRDLCMQFHYFAIRKMHFLMRAKALVAFPGGFGTLDELFEALTLVQTKKVKPLPIVLFGEKYWRKVIAFEHLVAEGTIDEEDIKLFVYADKARDAWNYIKFFYQSANNNRK, from the coding sequence ATGAGGATCTTTCGCAAGCGGACAGACCGGGAGAAGAAACTAGCTGCGCTCAAGGAGACTTCGGCGTACCGCGTTGCCTATGAAGATCTCGAATTTCTGAAACGGGATGACCTTCGTCCGGTGCGCCTTCAGCTTGAATTGCTGAAGCCGGAGATGCTGTTCCGTGAGCACAAAGTACAATCGACCATCGTCGTGTTCGGCGGGACACGCATTGTGGAACCGGCCGACGCACAGCGCAGAGTTGCCCAACTTGCCAAACGAGTGAAATCGCGCCCCAGGGACCGGGCCCTTCGCAAGCAGCTGGCCGTAGCGAAGTCGATCCAGACCAAATCCCGTTATTATGATGAAGCTCGCGAGTTCGCCCGCCTGGTATCGTCGGAGTGCCAGATGGCCGACCGCCACGAATATGTCATCGTGACAGGTGGTGGTCCCGGCATCATGGAGGCCGCCAATCGCGGAGCCTTCGATGTCAACGCCAAGTCAATCGGTTTGAACATCACGCTGCCGATGGAGCAGGAACCGAATCCCTACATCTCCCGTGACCTGTGTATGCAGTTCCATTACTTCGCCATCCGCAAAATGCACTTCCTGATGCGTGCCAAAGCGCTGGTGGCATTTCCGGGCGGTTTTGGCACACTGGACGAACTGTTCGAAGCTCTGACCCTCGTGCAGACGAAAAAGGTCAAACCGTTGCCCATCGTTTTGTTCGGCGAGAAATATTGGCGCAAAGTGATCGCGTTCGAGCACCTGGTAGCCGAAGGGACGATCGACGAAGAAGACATCAAGTTGTTCGTCTATGCCGACAAGGCTCGTGACGCCTGGAATTACATCAAGTTCTTCTACCAGTCGGCCAACAACAACCGCAAATAA
- a CDS encoding ATP-dependent 6-phosphofructokinase, which translates to MAKAKRRIGILTGGGDCPGLNAVIRAVVRTAENDYGAEVVGFADGYEGLIESRYRTLDSKDVSGLLSQGGTILGTSNRCDPFRFPVLQGDDYVYLDRSSQGLLNFERLGLDSLIAIGGDGTMAASAGMAEKGLRVVGVPKTIDNDLVGTDVTFGFDSALVAATDAIDRIHTTAQSHHRVMLIEVMGRYAGWLALGSGLAGGGDIILIPEFPYDIDSICEQVRIRNGQGKNFSIVIVGEGAKPVGGEMTVSRRVKNSPDAIRLGGVSRQIAAQLEGILNIECRVTILGHLLRGGSPSAFDRILATRLGVEAVHLVMRGDYGRMVALQRNELTSVAIKDVAGKLRLVTPEHPWVKTAQSVGISLGVPTSISLEKYLADVAR; encoded by the coding sequence ATGGCAAAAGCAAAGAGACGGATCGGCATTCTGACCGGCGGTGGCGACTGCCCGGGCCTCAATGCCGTCATCCGGGCGGTGGTTCGCACCGCCGAAAACGACTATGGCGCCGAGGTGGTCGGTTTTGCCGATGGCTACGAAGGTCTGATCGAGAGCCGGTATCGCACTCTGGATTCCAAGGATGTGTCCGGCCTGTTGTCGCAAGGGGGGACCATACTTGGGACGTCCAACCGGTGTGACCCATTCCGTTTCCCGGTGCTTCAGGGGGATGATTACGTCTATCTGGACAGGTCTTCGCAGGGACTTCTGAATTTCGAGCGACTCGGGTTGGACTCGCTAATCGCCATAGGCGGTGACGGCACCATGGCGGCTTCAGCCGGGATGGCGGAAAAGGGGTTGCGGGTAGTCGGTGTGCCCAAGACCATTGACAATGATCTGGTCGGTACCGATGTCACGTTTGGATTCGATTCTGCCCTTGTGGCGGCCACCGATGCCATCGACCGCATTCATACAACGGCGCAGTCTCACCATCGGGTGATGCTGATCGAGGTGATGGGGCGATATGCCGGATGGCTGGCGCTCGGCTCCGGATTGGCCGGGGGTGGCGATATCATTCTGATACCGGAATTTCCATACGATATTGACTCGATCTGCGAGCAGGTCCGTATCCGCAACGGCCAGGGAAAGAACTTCTCGATCGTCATTGTTGGCGAGGGAGCCAAGCCGGTCGGCGGCGAAATGACGGTAAGTCGCCGGGTCAAAAACTCGCCCGATGCCATTCGGCTGGGTGGTGTGTCGCGTCAGATAGCAGCGCAACTCGAGGGGATTCTGAATATCGAATGCCGGGTCACCATTCTGGGTCACCTGCTCCGCGGTGGCTCGCCGAGCGCGTTCGACCGAATTCTGGCTACGCGGCTGGGTGTGGAAGCGGTCCACCTGGTGATGCGCGGCGACTATGGTCGCATGGTGGCGCTGCAGAGGAACGAGCTGACCTCGGTCGCTATCAAAGATGTTGCCGGAAAACTACGCCTGGTCACACCAGAACATCCCTGGGTGAAAACAGCGCAGTCAGTTGGAATAAGTCTGGGTGTTCCCACTTCTATCTCACTTGAAAAGTATCTCGCCGATGTGGCCAGGTAG
- the glgP gene encoding alpha-glucan family phosphorylase, whose translation MRIKQLLVLPKLPQRISSLQEMAHNLWYSWNWEIVRLFIRLDPDMWEACYQNPVEMLARLPQETLLKAAQDEAFLVSLDRVHEKYRDYMERKKWFHYKYGSLENRRIAYFSLEYGLDTGLPVYSGGLGVLSGDTLKSASDLGLPMTAVGLLYRYGYFRQFLSPDGWQQERYEENDWYHMPVELVKSDKDEPVRVKLDLDGTPVLLQIWKVHVGLTPLYLLDSNIPENSTKARDITSVLYGGDKDMRIRQEIVLGIGGVRALRAVGIEPSIYHINEGHSWFLTLERLRQLMQEKGLSFAEASQYIWSTAVFTTHTPVPAGNERFDPVLVHRYLGPMVKDLGITWKDFLSIGRVNPGDENETFCMTVAALKYSAFVNGVSQLHSKVTRDMWHNIWPDLPREEVPIRGITNGIHPSSWVSHDMTELYESYFGPRYTERPGAPEVWERVDKIPDVELWRVHCKRRERLVFFARKRLRLQLSRRSASQVDLQRAEQVLDPNTLTIGFARRFSTYKRGALLFSDPDRLARMINNEKCPVQVIIAGKAHPLDNPGKEIIKKIIGYASEERFRNRIIFLEDYDINVARYLVQGSDIWLNNPRRPEEASGTSGMKAAINGALNVSILDGWWAEGYSEEVGFKIGHGEEYDNVDVQDRLEAESLYNVLEREVIPLFYSRNGRGLPSEWILKMKASVRSAGQRFSAQRMLMNYADLFYAPALITSDRMAADNFTLNRDVTAWLDRVSRSWEKIAIKDIEVPELGPTVQVGQRIPVRLKVFLGAITPNDVRVEVVAGRLNTQESLLNFNPVPAMLDGDPTQQRPTEEGLYTYSTEVTCRESGRFGISARVIPHNENLVHTRKPKLISWW comes from the coding sequence ATGCGTATAAAACAGCTTCTGGTCCTACCTAAACTGCCCCAGCGAATTAGTTCGTTACAAGAGATGGCCCACAACCTCTGGTATTCGTGGAACTGGGAGATCGTGCGGCTGTTTATCCGTCTCGATCCGGATATGTGGGAGGCATGCTATCAGAATCCGGTTGAAATGCTGGCCCGACTGCCGCAGGAGACCCTGCTCAAAGCGGCCCAGGATGAAGCTTTCCTGGTCAGCCTCGACCGCGTCCACGAGAAATATCGCGACTATATGGAACGCAAGAAGTGGTTCCATTACAAATACGGGTCGCTTGAAAACCGGCGCATCGCCTATTTCTCGCTTGAATATGGTCTCGATACCGGACTGCCGGTGTATTCGGGGGGATTGGGCGTCCTGTCAGGCGATACCCTCAAATCTGCCTCCGATCTTGGCCTGCCCATGACCGCCGTAGGGCTTCTTTATCGCTACGGCTATTTCCGCCAGTTTCTTTCCCCGGATGGCTGGCAACAAGAGCGGTACGAGGAGAACGATTGGTACCACATGCCGGTCGAATTGGTGAAAAGCGACAAAGATGAACCGGTGCGCGTTAAACTTGACCTCGATGGCACTCCCGTACTTCTCCAGATTTGGAAAGTTCATGTCGGCCTCACGCCGCTTTATTTGCTGGACAGCAATATACCGGAGAACTCCACCAAGGCGCGCGACATCACCTCCGTCCTATACGGCGGCGATAAGGACATGCGGATCCGCCAGGAGATAGTCTTGGGAATAGGCGGCGTGCGCGCACTGCGTGCGGTGGGGATCGAGCCTTCGATCTACCATATCAACGAAGGTCACTCCTGGTTTCTGACACTGGAGCGACTCCGCCAACTGATGCAGGAGAAGGGACTCAGTTTCGCCGAGGCATCTCAGTATATCTGGTCGACGGCCGTCTTTACGACCCATACCCCTGTTCCGGCCGGCAATGAGCGCTTTGATCCGGTACTGGTTCATCGCTATCTCGGCCCGATGGTCAAGGACCTGGGAATCACCTGGAAGGATTTCCTTTCCATTGGTCGCGTCAATCCGGGCGATGAGAACGAGACATTCTGCATGACCGTGGCGGCGCTCAAGTACTCCGCCTTCGTCAACGGCGTTTCACAACTGCACAGCAAGGTCACCCGCGACATGTGGCACAATATCTGGCCGGACCTCCCGCGCGAGGAGGTACCCATTAGGGGGATCACCAACGGCATCCACCCGTCTTCGTGGGTCTCGCACGACATGACCGAGTTGTACGAATCATATTTCGGTCCGCGATACACGGAGCGACCGGGCGCACCGGAGGTCTGGGAACGCGTGGACAAGATACCGGATGTCGAGTTGTGGCGTGTGCACTGCAAACGGCGGGAACGACTGGTCTTCTTTGCGCGCAAACGGCTCAGACTACAGCTTTCCCGGCGGTCAGCCTCGCAAGTCGATCTTCAGCGTGCCGAACAAGTGCTGGATCCCAACACGCTGACCATTGGCTTTGCGCGAAGATTCTCGACGTACAAACGTGGCGCGCTCCTCTTTAGCGATCCGGACCGGCTGGCCCGGATGATCAACAATGAGAAATGCCCGGTGCAGGTCATTATTGCCGGCAAAGCCCACCCTCTGGATAATCCCGGCAAAGAGATCATCAAGAAGATCATCGGCTACGCCAGCGAGGAGCGATTCCGAAATCGGATTATCTTCCTCGAAGATTATGACATCAACGTCGCGCGATATCTGGTCCAGGGCTCCGATATCTGGCTGAATAATCCCCGTCGCCCCGAAGAAGCATCCGGCACCTCCGGTATGAAAGCAGCCATTAACGGCGCCCTGAACGTGTCCATTCTCGACGGCTGGTGGGCCGAGGGATACAGTGAGGAAGTCGGTTTCAAGATCGGTCACGGCGAAGAATACGACAATGTCGACGTCCAGGACCGCTTGGAAGCGGAGTCGTTGTACAACGTGCTGGAGCGCGAAGTCATCCCGCTGTTCTATTCCCGCAACGGGCGCGGGTTGCCGTCCGAATGGATATTGAAAATGAAAGCGTCGGTCCGTTCGGCCGGTCAGCGATTTTCCGCTCAACGGATGCTGATGAATTACGCCGACCTTTTTTATGCCCCGGCGCTTATTACATCGGACCGGATGGCAGCCGATAATTTCACACTCAACCGCGATGTTACCGCCTGGCTCGACCGGGTCAGCAGGAGTTGGGAGAAGATTGCCATAAAGGACATCGAGGTTCCCGAACTTGGTCCAACGGTACAGGTGGGACAAAGGATCCCGGTCAGACTAAAGGTGTTCCTCGGCGCCATAACGCCGAATGATGTCCGGGTGGAGGTGGTGGCCGGGCGGCTCAACACGCAGGAGTCGCTTCTGAATTTCAACCCGGTGCCGGCCATGCTTGACGGTGACCCGACACAACAGCGTCCGACGGAAGAAGGCCTTTACACGTACTCGACTGAGGTCACTTGCCGTGAATCAGGAAGGTTTGGCATCTCGGCTCGGGTCATCCCTCACAACGAGAACCTGGTTCATACGCGTAAACCGAAGCTCATCAGTTGGTGGTGA